The following are encoded in a window of Staphylococcus piscifermentans genomic DNA:
- the ytkD gene encoding RNA deprotection pyrophosphohydrolase, giving the protein MITHDQFNNQIEMHYKNSTDTANGEHVLVIPFYQDEFVLTRHKKRGIEFPGGKIEAGETSEAAAERELFEETGAIIQQMQYIAQYTVYYPNRERWFTKDVFAAKVKSIQLKENYLETAGPVICRNLNDIAAEDKSFLLTDEVILKCAERVSALGLYQ; this is encoded by the coding sequence GTGATTACTCATGACCAATTTAATAATCAAATAGAGATGCATTACAAGAATTCCACAGATACCGCAAATGGCGAACACGTTCTGGTAATTCCTTTTTATCAAGATGAATTTGTACTGACTCGACACAAGAAGCGTGGCATAGAGTTTCCTGGAGGGAAAATAGAAGCGGGAGAAACGAGCGAAGCTGCAGCAGAGCGTGAACTATTTGAAGAGACTGGCGCTATTATTCAACAGATGCAATATATTGCTCAATATACAGTGTATTATCCTAATAGAGAACGCTGGTTTACAAAAGATGTATTTGCCGCAAAAGTAAAAAGTATACAACTCAAAGAGAACTATTTAGAAACCGCTGGACCTGTAATATGTAGAAACTTAAACGATATTGCAGCTGAGGATAAAAGTTTCTTACTGACTGATGAAGTAATATTAAAATGTGCAGAAAGAGTGAGTGCGCTTGGACTTTATCAATAG
- the nadC gene encoding carboxylating nicotinate-nucleotide diphosphorylase: protein MLNPLLVREKITQFYIEDNQYGDLATHIFDQTQIGTLTLKSKDTGIFCGEAIINESFKLLDSTVEISLKVKDGDSIHPEDIIAHIKGPVYVLLTMERIVLNLIQRMSGIATKIRRIADKIAHTSTRLVDTRKTTPGLGIFEKFAVTVGGGFNHRRSLNDGLMLKDNHIAFSKSMDAAIENAKKVVGPMDKIEVEIENEDMLQTAISNNVDIIMFDNQKPEWIAEHISLVPEAIQTEASGNINESNIVEYAETGVDYISMGSLFYAQNALDISAKVVI, encoded by the coding sequence ATGTTAAATCCATTACTCGTACGCGAGAAAATCACTCAATTCTACATTGAGGATAACCAATACGGGGACTTAGCAACACACATCTTTGATCAGACACAAATTGGTACACTCACACTAAAATCTAAAGATACCGGGATTTTTTGTGGTGAGGCTATTATCAATGAATCTTTTAAATTATTAGATTCAACGGTTGAAATTTCACTAAAAGTAAAAGATGGAGATAGCATCCATCCTGAAGATATTATTGCTCACATCAAAGGTCCGGTCTATGTCCTATTAACAATGGAACGTATTGTATTGAACTTGATTCAGCGTATGTCAGGTATTGCTACTAAAATAAGACGCATTGCCGATAAAATTGCACATACTTCTACGCGTCTTGTAGATACACGTAAAACAACTCCTGGACTTGGTATCTTTGAAAAATTTGCAGTTACTGTTGGCGGCGGATTCAATCATCGTCGTTCGCTTAATGACGGTTTAATGTTAAAAGATAATCATATCGCCTTCAGCAAATCAATGGATGCAGCCATTGAAAATGCCAAAAAAGTTGTAGGACCAATGGATAAAATAGAAGTTGAAATTGAAAATGAAGACATGTTGCAAACTGCCATTTCGAATAATGTAGATATTATTATGTTCGATAACCAAAAACCTGAATGGATTGCTGAACATATCAGTCTAGTGCCTGAAGCCATTCAAACAGAAGCATCTGGAAACATCAATGAATCAAACATAGTTGAATATGCTGAAACAGGTGTCGACTATATCTCAATGGGTTCCCTATTCTATGCGCAAAACGCGCTCGATATTTCTGCAAAGGTTGTGATTTAA
- a CDS encoding alcohol dehydrogenase catalytic domain-containing protein — MKAVTYQGHKNMEVRKVEDPKIEASTDAIIKITASGICGSDLHLYHQGDLFMDPGFVIGHEPMGIVEEVGKDVKTLKKGDRVVIPFNIGCGECFYCKNEMESQCDNSNPSPASWKMDNGGLFGFGNIMHGNHWGGQAEYLKVPFADFSSFKVPDSDLKDEQVLFLSDVAPTAYWSVEHAGVKSGDTVIVLGCGPIGLMAQKFAKLKGAKRVIGIDNVEHRLNHAKQYNGAEVYNFSKEDNIGKLLHETTCGGADVVIDCVGMDGQAIQEDSKPGPNSNERGNISPIITAAESVRKFGTIQLTGIYGTPADNYPLDLIFNRNVQVKSGQAPVIHLMPKLYDMIKDEVFDPTEIITHTMPLEDVKEAYEIFDKKKDNNIKVVLKP; from the coding sequence ATGAAAGCAGTTACTTATCAAGGTCATAAAAATATGGAAGTTCGCAAAGTCGAAGATCCTAAGATAGAAGCATCAACTGATGCAATTATTAAAATAACAGCATCAGGTATATGTGGTTCTGATTTACATCTATATCACCAAGGTGATTTGTTTATGGATCCTGGATTTGTTATAGGTCATGAGCCAATGGGTATCGTCGAAGAAGTTGGTAAAGATGTTAAAACGTTGAAAAAAGGAGACAGAGTAGTCATTCCTTTCAATATTGGCTGCGGTGAATGTTTCTATTGTAAGAATGAAATGGAATCCCAATGTGATAATTCAAATCCTTCCCCTGCCAGTTGGAAAATGGATAATGGCGGACTATTTGGATTTGGGAACATTATGCACGGAAATCATTGGGGCGGTCAAGCAGAGTATTTAAAAGTACCTTTTGCCGATTTCTCATCTTTCAAAGTACCTGATAGTGATTTAAAAGATGAGCAAGTATTATTTTTATCTGACGTTGCACCAACTGCATACTGGAGTGTTGAACATGCAGGCGTCAAATCCGGAGATACTGTAATTGTTTTAGGTTGCGGACCAATTGGACTTATGGCGCAAAAATTCGCTAAATTAAAAGGTGCTAAGCGTGTGATCGGTATCGACAATGTAGAACATAGATTAAATCACGCTAAACAATATAATGGTGCTGAAGTTTACAATTTTTCAAAAGAAGATAATATAGGCAAACTCTTACATGAAACAACATGCGGTGGCGCTGATGTTGTTATAGACTGTGTAGGAATGGATGGACAAGCTATTCAAGAAGATTCCAAACCAGGACCTAACTCAAATGAAAGAGGTAACATCAGCCCTATTATTACAGCTGCTGAGTCAGTAAGAAAATTCGGTACAATTCAACTTACAGGTATTTATGGAACTCCGGCAGACAATTATCCTTTAGACTTAATTTTCAATCGAAATGTTCAAGTGAAAAGCGGTCAAGCACCAGTTATTCACCTCATGCCGAAATTGTATGACATGATAAAAGACGAAGTTTTTGATCCAACTGAAATCATCACTCATACAATGCCGCTAGAAGATGTTAAAGAAGCTTATGAAATTTTCGATAAAAAGAAAGATAATAACATCAAAGTAGTTCTTAAACCGTAA
- the menC gene encoding o-succinylbenzoate synthase: MKFKTINFYTYQAPFKTPIHTPKIEMHARKVLIIEIINQEGNSYFGECNAFETNWYDDETIDTVYHTLKTWFEKEISGKEIADFETAQTALDRLSAQPAARSTAAMALYQVFYKLEAFSVDYGATVSGLSDAQLSVLQDKQPRRVKLKWSESVEEDLEQLSQLSSQPALVLDANESLSTDDVTKLETINNRFNILYIEEPFKDIRDINNIEKETIPPIALDEKASDTDSIVCYIENYKIDTVVLKPFRLGGIDRMLEAIKILQQKNIKVVIGGMYEYGLSRYFTAYLSRLGDYPGDITPYGYYFSEEFTAENGILKEGRIEFMPPKIDKNKLTPYE, encoded by the coding sequence ATGAAATTTAAAACGATAAATTTTTACACTTATCAAGCTCCATTTAAAACACCAATTCATACACCTAAAATTGAAATGCATGCACGCAAAGTTTTAATAATAGAAATCATTAATCAAGAAGGAAACAGTTATTTTGGAGAATGCAATGCATTCGAAACCAATTGGTACGATGACGAAACCATTGACACCGTTTATCACACCTTAAAGACCTGGTTTGAAAAAGAAATCTCTGGAAAGGAAATTGCTGATTTTGAGACGGCTCAAACTGCTTTAGACCGTTTATCTGCACAACCGGCTGCACGCAGTACGGCAGCAATGGCTCTCTATCAAGTATTTTATAAATTAGAAGCCTTTTCAGTTGATTATGGAGCAACGGTAAGCGGATTATCAGATGCGCAATTGAGTGTTTTACAGGATAAGCAACCTCGACGTGTTAAATTAAAATGGTCGGAATCAGTGGAAGAGGATTTGGAACAGTTGAGTCAGCTATCCTCACAACCCGCACTAGTTTTAGATGCCAATGAATCACTGAGCACAGATGATGTAACAAAACTAGAAACGATTAATAACCGTTTCAATATTTTATATATTGAAGAACCTTTCAAAGATATACGTGATATAAATAATATAGAGAAGGAAACAATTCCTCCTATCGCGTTAGATGAAAAAGCATCAGATACAGATTCTATTGTATGTTATATTGAAAATTATAAAATTGACACGGTCGTATTAAAGCCGTTTCGTTTAGGCGGTATTGATCGCATGTTGGAAGCTATTAAAATTTTACAACAGAAAAATATTAAAGTCGTCATCGGTGGAATGTACGAATATGGGCTAAGCCGATATTTTACAGCTTATTTAAGTCGATTAGGCGATTATCCTGGTGATATCACACCATATGGTTATTATTTTTCAGAAGAATTTACAGCAGAAAATGGCATATTAAAAGAGGGGCGCATTGAATTTATGCCCCCTAAAATAGATAAAAATAAATTAACACCTTATGAATGA
- a CDS encoding cysteine desulfurase family protein: protein MIYLDNASTTKPAEEVLEIYQEAQKALFFNSESLHAGGEMVREALDSSRKYIQKKFNTKKEVLFTTSGSHANQIAITTYLQQAPEGRVIVSPYEHPSIAAALEPFSKQFEILEMPLNQKGEIDLAGLAELITDETVLLIAQHVSSETGYILPVHEIAAMGAEQNIPVHVDGVQAVHKIADMHIDDFTSYTFSGHKFNGTKGSAALLIDHKSLRPTNIHYFHEEGTRNGTLDVPSILAMTKALSLDADIAHLEKIYQHALTRAVDANFTVLKYNHHAPHIIGLLTPHFEGQYIMQTLSSRNICISTGTACGHGLLLSDGLMHKINDEHQEADQYIRISFSKNTQINEIDQCFEQIETILKGVALDEPS from the coding sequence ATGATTTATTTAGATAATGCATCGACAACCAAACCAGCAGAAGAAGTGTTAGAGATTTATCAAGAAGCACAGAAGGCTCTATTTTTTAATAGTGAGAGTTTGCATGCTGGTGGCGAAATGGTGCGAGAAGCTTTGGATTCTAGCAGAAAGTATATACAGAAAAAATTTAATACTAAAAAAGAAGTGCTCTTTACTACGAGCGGTTCACATGCCAACCAAATAGCCATCACTACTTATTTGCAACAAGCACCTGAAGGCAGAGTAATTGTATCTCCGTATGAACATCCATCTATAGCTGCGGCGCTAGAACCTTTTTCAAAGCAATTTGAAATCCTTGAGATGCCTTTAAATCAAAAAGGAGAGATTGATTTAGCAGGTTTAGCTGAATTAATTACAGATGAAACTGTGCTATTAATCGCGCAGCATGTGAGTTCGGAAACCGGGTATATCTTACCCGTGCATGAAATAGCAGCTATGGGAGCGGAACAAAATATTCCGGTGCATGTAGACGGTGTTCAAGCTGTACATAAGATAGCAGACATGCATATCGATGATTTTACTTCTTACACTTTCTCAGGGCATAAATTTAATGGGACAAAGGGAAGCGCTGCTTTATTGATTGATCATAAATCCTTAAGACCGACAAATATTCACTATTTTCATGAAGAAGGTACTAGAAATGGGACATTAGATGTACCTAGTATATTGGCGATGACGAAGGCACTCTCTTTAGATGCGGACATTGCGCATTTGGAAAAAATTTATCAACATGCATTAACACGTGCAGTAGATGCAAATTTTACAGTTCTAAAATATAATCATCATGCACCTCATATTATTGGCTTATTAACGCCGCATTTTGAAGGGCAATATATTATGCAGACACTATCAAGCCGTAATATTTGTATCTCAACTGGTACGGCATGCGGTCATGGTTTATTGCTAAGTGATGGATTAATGCATAAAATAAATGATGAACACCAAGAAGCAGATCAATATATCAGAATTTCATTTTCAAAAAATACACAGATTAATGAAATAGATCAGTGCTTTGAACAAATAGAGACTATACTAAAAGGGGTGGCCTTGGATGAGCCAAGCTGA
- a CDS encoding L-aspartate oxidase: protein MRRVIVVGSGIAALSFIRHLNHDIEVVCITKDQLTENNSNFAQGGICFSKNESDNGLAHSIDTFKAGAEMGDFEVIQEVITKSYPFIQELIDEGLSFDKNSKSGELDYAMEGAHCKPRILHAGGDQTGKFIAQHMVAHLDHPNLSIIEETEVIDLLTNTANEICGVLTLDCNNNLESIEADAVVLATGGINNVFTTNSNIPHSLASGPILALHHGLTLESMEMIQFHPTLLGKPKEAFSLVSEAVRGAGAILVNETGKQFMDELHPMKSLAPRDVTSRALYHQQQEGHECFLNIQAIPHFPERFPTIYAAVQKHYPGAMLKQLIPVTPGAHYTVGGIQTKVDGSTAYENLYAVGEAACTNFHGANRLASNSLLEGLVMGALAADKVNRTIRPIDPIHFQHSIQIPVITEADAQTLQHQSFDVLGVERNAVQMKTYLEKIQDVLTDAPITENITKSAWQRYCTVKMLQLICTSAIERNESRGVHYRTDFPTQNNSWQKQVVELKSGGKENVKSITRTRENHSILH, encoded by the coding sequence ATGAGACGGGTAATTGTTGTCGGAAGTGGAATTGCCGCCCTTTCATTCATTCGTCATTTAAATCATGATATTGAAGTCGTTTGCATAACTAAAGATCAACTTACTGAGAATAATAGTAACTTTGCGCAAGGCGGTATCTGTTTTTCTAAAAATGAAAGTGATAACGGCTTAGCTCATAGTATTGATACATTTAAAGCTGGTGCTGAGATGGGTGATTTTGAAGTGATTCAAGAAGTCATTACTAAAAGTTACCCTTTTATTCAGGAGTTAATTGATGAAGGTTTATCTTTTGATAAAAACTCCAAATCAGGAGAACTCGATTATGCAATGGAAGGAGCACATTGTAAACCTAGAATCTTGCATGCTGGCGGAGATCAGACAGGTAAATTCATCGCTCAACATATGGTCGCACATTTAGACCATCCAAACTTATCTATTATTGAAGAAACAGAAGTTATCGATTTATTAACTAACACAGCAAATGAGATTTGCGGTGTTTTAACTTTAGATTGTAATAATAATTTAGAAAGTATCGAAGCAGATGCTGTGGTTTTAGCGACTGGCGGAATTAATAATGTGTTTACAACTAATTCCAATATTCCCCACTCATTAGCATCAGGCCCTATCTTGGCCTTACATCACGGGTTGACACTAGAAAGTATGGAAATGATTCAATTTCACCCTACCTTGCTCGGGAAGCCTAAAGAAGCATTCAGTTTAGTTTCTGAAGCTGTTCGAGGTGCAGGTGCAATATTGGTAAACGAAACTGGCAAACAATTTATGGATGAATTGCACCCTATGAAAAGTTTAGCCCCTCGCGATGTTACAAGCAGAGCGTTATACCATCAGCAACAAGAGGGACATGAATGTTTCTTAAATATCCAGGCAATTCCTCATTTCCCTGAACGTTTCCCTACTATTTATGCAGCAGTGCAAAAACATTATCCAGGAGCAATGTTGAAACAACTTATACCTGTGACACCTGGTGCGCATTATACGGTTGGAGGTATTCAAACTAAAGTCGATGGGTCAACAGCTTATGAAAATCTTTATGCTGTCGGAGAAGCAGCTTGTACCAACTTCCATGGTGCAAATCGTTTAGCAAGCAACTCGCTGCTCGAAGGACTCGTTATGGGTGCTTTAGCAGCGGATAAAGTCAACCGAACTATCCGTCCTATTGACCCGATACATTTCCAACACAGTATTCAAATACCTGTAATTACCGAAGCAGATGCTCAAACTTTGCAACATCAAAGCTTTGACGTCTTAGGTGTTGAAAGAAATGCAGTTCAAATGAAAACTTACTTGGAAAAAATTCAAGACGTTCTGACGGATGCACCTATTACAGAAAATATTACCAAATCAGCTTGGCAGCGTTACTGTACGGTTAAAATGCTGCAATTGATTTGTACATCAGCCATTGAACGTAACGAATCTAGAGGCGTGCATTATAGAACAGATTTTCCAACTCAAAATAACAGTTGGCAAAAGCAAGTTGTAGAACTTAAATCAGGAGGCAAGGAAAATGTTAAATCCATTACTCGTACGCGAGAAAATCACTCAATTCTACATTGA
- a CDS encoding transcription repressor NadR, whose translation MSQADERRAEIVELLKMTNEPIKGSELSQRFGVSRQIIVKDISHLKTRDYAIKSTSKGYFLNIEPQGKTHKRLVMCQHDFDEMEAELSIIVENGAMIDDVSVEHPVYGNIRAELMIETPEDIQVFIEEMTKFKGTMLAQLTDGIHLHTLSADTEKILENAVEDLERQGFIVGTEEPTK comes from the coding sequence ATGAGCCAAGCTGATGAAAGAAGAGCAGAAATTGTTGAACTGCTTAAAATGACAAATGAACCGATTAAAGGGTCCGAATTGAGTCAACGATTCGGAGTCTCTCGTCAAATTATCGTGAAAGATATTTCACACTTGAAAACGAGAGATTATGCAATTAAGTCAACGAGTAAAGGATACTTTTTAAATATTGAACCGCAGGGGAAGACACATAAACGATTAGTGATGTGTCAACATGATTTTGATGAGATGGAAGCGGAACTTTCTATCATAGTTGAAAATGGCGCTATGATTGATGACGTATCAGTGGAACATCCAGTATACGGCAACATCCGGGCTGAACTCATGATAGAAACACCTGAAGATATTCAAGTGTTTATTGAAGAAATGACGAAATTTAAAGGAACGATGTTAGCACAGTTGACAGATGGAATTCATCTGCATACACTTTCTGCTGATACTGAAAAAATTCTTGAAAATGCAGTTGAAGATTTAGAAAGGCAAGGATTTATTGTAGGGACAGAAGAACCAACTAAATAA
- a CDS encoding MarR family transcriptional regulator: protein MEKTSITNNQELKESLSFKELTRAINKIGEDLYIHFEKEERKYQNFDLNNQQYVILTLIIQNPEYKPSEIAKIMNISKSAISQQLVKLESKGFIKRYRLEEDKRSYGIKLNEKGQQYKKEMERYYDSVYQKYKEQFSYDELVEIYQAVSKLKQVL, encoded by the coding sequence ATGGAAAAGACGAGTATAACGAATAATCAAGAATTAAAAGAGTCGTTAAGCTTCAAAGAATTGACCAGAGCAATTAATAAAATAGGCGAAGATTTATATATTCATTTCGAAAAAGAAGAAAGAAAATATCAAAATTTCGATTTGAATAACCAACAATACGTTATTCTAACATTAATCATTCAAAATCCTGAATATAAACCGAGTGAAATTGCTAAAATTATGAACATATCTAAAAGTGCAATTAGTCAACAGTTGGTAAAGCTAGAGTCTAAAGGATTTATAAAACGGTATAGACTAGAAGAAGATAAGCGTTCATATGGTATAAAACTTAATGAAAAAGGCCAACAGTATAAAAAAGAAATGGAACGGTATTATGATAGTGTCTATCAAAAATATAAAGAACAATTCAGTTATGATGAGTTAGTTGAAATTTATCAAGCTGTCTCGAAATTAAAACAAGTGCTTTGA
- the menE gene encoding o-succinylbenzoate--CoA ligase, with amino-acid sequence MDLWLKQNAEKIPENIALEDKTTKLTYANLYETALQYAYVLHQQKRKRIAFYLDNRIDSALIIYGAWLAGIEAVMINTRLTENEITAQLNSVETDTIVAILPLELKGFNIINWSEIEAQRSTKTYEEPLELDRIASIMFTSGTTGPQKAVPQTFNNHLASAMGCKESLGFDQNTKWLSVLPIYHISGLSILLRSIIEGFSVRIVNKFDASKILEIIQQEQISHISLVPQTLKWLIDEGLTEPHHLEKILLGGAKLSHTLIDKALSYQLPIYNSFGMTETCSQFLTASPFMLKYNPDTVGKPSPNVDVKITEPNHEGHGELLIKGDNVINGYLYPKNLTDTFEKGYFKTGDIAKIDIEGNVMIYDRRKDLIISGGENIYPFEIETAAKRHPEIEDAMCIGVSDEEWGQVPKLYYVSKAEINDKDLQQFLRQALAKYKVPKTYQRVYTLPYTSTGKLKRGPIEE; translated from the coding sequence ATGGATTTATGGTTAAAACAAAATGCAGAGAAAATACCGGAAAATATAGCACTAGAAGATAAAACAACAAAGCTTACATACGCGAATTTATACGAAACAGCCTTACAATATGCATATGTACTGCATCAACAAAAGCGAAAACGTATTGCATTTTATTTAGATAACCGCATTGACTCAGCATTGATTATTTATGGTGCTTGGTTAGCTGGAATAGAAGCGGTAATGATTAATACCAGACTCACTGAAAATGAAATAACTGCACAATTAAATTCCGTAGAAACAGATACAATTGTGGCCATTTTACCTTTAGAATTAAAAGGATTTAATATAATTAACTGGTCTGAAATCGAAGCGCAACGCAGTACTAAAACATATGAAGAACCTCTAGAGTTAGACCGCATTGCTTCAATCATGTTTACTTCAGGAACGACAGGGCCTCAAAAAGCAGTGCCGCAAACATTTAATAATCATTTAGCTAGTGCGATGGGGTGTAAAGAAAGTCTTGGCTTTGATCAAAATACTAAATGGTTATCAGTATTGCCGATTTATCATATTTCAGGGTTAAGCATCCTTTTACGCAGTATAATAGAAGGTTTTTCAGTAAGGATCGTCAATAAATTTGATGCATCAAAAATCTTAGAAATCATTCAACAAGAACAGATTTCGCATATTTCACTTGTTCCCCAAACATTAAAATGGTTAATAGATGAAGGACTTACTGAACCGCATCACTTAGAGAAAATTTTGTTGGGCGGCGCTAAACTTTCACATACCTTAATCGATAAAGCTTTGAGCTATCAGTTGCCTATCTATAATTCATTCGGAATGACTGAAACATGCTCGCAATTCTTAACCGCTTCTCCCTTCATGCTCAAATACAATCCTGACACTGTCGGTAAACCAAGTCCGAACGTAGATGTTAAAATTACAGAACCCAATCATGAAGGCCACGGAGAATTGCTCATAAAAGGCGATAACGTTATTAACGGTTATTTATATCCTAAAAACCTCACGGACACTTTTGAAAAAGGTTATTTCAAAACAGGAGATATCGCTAAAATCGATATAGAAGGCAACGTCATGATTTATGATCGCCGCAAAGATTTGATCATCAGCGGGGGAGAAAACATCTATCCATTCGAAATCGAGACAGCGGCCAAACGCCATCCTGAAATAGAAGACGCCATGTGTATTGGAGTATCAGATGAAGAATGGGGTCAAGTGCCGAAATTATATTATGTAAGTAAAGCTGAAATTAATGATAAGGATCTTCAGCAATTTTTACGCCAAGCATTAGCAAAATATAAAGTGCCGAAAACGTATCAACGCGTGTATACCTTGCCTTACACTTCTACAGGTAAGTTGAAGCGCGGTCCGATAGAGGAATAA
- a CDS encoding transporter suffix domain-containing protein: protein MSEKVTEVKHKGNKSKKFKVGIGAVIACFALYAVAGLTTFLPIGLKVKGMIIGGTIIVAESSMLLAIILLGKEAVNKYKSKLNPKNWFKKKGSEKTNGKDEYNE from the coding sequence TTGTCTGAAAAAGTTACAGAAGTTAAGCATAAAGGTAATAAAAGTAAGAAGTTTAAAGTAGGAATTGGTGCTGTAATTGCTTGTTTTGCATTATATGCGGTAGCAGGTTTAACAACATTCTTACCAATTGGTTTGAAGGTAAAAGGGATGATTATAGGTGGAACAATTATTGTTGCGGAATCATCCATGTTACTTGCTATAATATTATTAGGAAAAGAAGCCGTGAATAAATATAAAAGTAAATTGAATCCTAAAAATTGGTTTAAGAAAAAAGGAAGTGAAAAAACGAATGGAAAAGACGAGTATAACGAATAA
- a CDS encoding class I SAM-dependent methyltransferase, giving the protein MEFMDIFKKWAPEYDATVSGENEEYRDVFINYSEMLNELASTAEGKVLEIGAGTGNLTLMLKDKGNEVSAIDPSEDMRAVANETKHLNVQYGHFFDIPFDESFNYIVTSFAFHHVKPEEKAGAIQNMMNALTADGKLLILDTMFESEKYKQDLIHYYNNKEYFNLTEDLQTEYYTYIEDLKAIVKDLGLNLEMVQKNKFAWLATISK; this is encoded by the coding sequence ATGGAATTTATGGATATATTTAAGAAGTGGGCACCAGAATATGATGCTACTGTAAGTGGAGAGAACGAAGAATACAGAGATGTTTTTATCAATTATTCAGAAATGTTGAATGAATTGGCAAGCACAGCAGAAGGTAAAGTACTTGAAATCGGGGCAGGTACTGGAAATCTGACTTTGATGTTGAAAGATAAAGGCAATGAGGTATCAGCAATTGATCCGTCTGAGGATATGCGTGCAGTTGCCAATGAAACTAAGCATTTAAATGTGCAGTATGGTCATTTCTTCGACATACCATTTGATGAATCATTTAACTATATTGTAACTTCATTCGCATTTCATCATGTGAAACCTGAAGAAAAGGCAGGAGCAATCCAAAATATGATGAATGCTTTAACAGCGGATGGTAAGTTGTTGATTCTAGATACAATGTTTGAAAGCGAGAAATATAAGCAAGATTTAATTCATTACTATAACAACAAAGAATACTTCAATTTAACTGAGGATTTACAAACAGAATATTATACGTATATTGAAGATTTGAAAGCCATAGTAAAAGATTTAGGTCTCAATTTAGAAATGGTACAAAAAAATAAATTTGCATGGTTAGCTACAATTTCAAAATAA
- the yidD gene encoding membrane protein insertion efficiency factor YidD, whose protein sequence is MKKLFLGIIWVYQHFISPLTPPTCRFYPTCSNYTKEAIEVHGALKGSWLGIKRISKCHPFHKGGFDPVPLKHNHEHCEHHHS, encoded by the coding sequence TTGAAAAAACTCTTTCTAGGCATTATTTGGGTGTATCAACATTTTATTTCGCCACTTACACCCCCAACTTGTCGCTTCTATCCTACTTGTTCTAATTATACAAAAGAAGCCATTGAAGTTCACGGTGCGCTAAAAGGTTCCTGGTTAGGAATCAAACGTATCTCTAAGTGTCACCCTTTTCATAAAGGTGGCTTCGATCCAGTACCGTTGAAACATAACCATGAACATTGCGAACATCATCATTCATAA